A window of Drosophila subobscura isolate 14011-0131.10 chromosome E, UCBerk_Dsub_1.0, whole genome shotgun sequence contains these coding sequences:
- the LOC117890322 gene encoding uncharacterized protein LOC117890322 yields MKHLVTQLLNVAKMLLGKWQLPWLGTLLLLVLVRCQKLPSAAPKLSPRAAPIRAVGDAIAELEIGPHGNPSSLLKIFNPDAQRVRTPLSPAITLELKGMRLLLRSNAAAAAVKKVAMNDS; encoded by the exons ATGAAGCATTTGGTCACTCAATTGCTGAAcgttgcaaagatgttgctgGGGAAATGGCAGCTCCCATGGTTGGGCACTTTGCTGT TGCTGGTCCTTGTACGTTGCCAAAAGCTGCCCAGCGCCGCACCGAAACTTAGTCCCAGAGCCGCGCCCATACGTGCCGTTGGCGATGCCATTGCCGAGCTGGAGATCGGTCCTCATGGTAATCCCAGTTCGCTGCTGAAAATCTTCAATCCCGATGCACAGCGTGTCAGGACGCCACTGTCCCCTGCCATCACCCTGGAGCTAAAGGGCATGCGACTGCTCCTGCGCAGCAAtgccgcagcggcggctgtTAAGAAAGTTGCCATGAATGACTCATGA